The sequence TCTGTGTCGAGAGGGCGGAATGAGGTCAGGCTGAAATCAGGGACGCGAACTCAAGCCGGCGTCCGCGTGAGCGAGCTGCTCGAAGTCTGAGTGCCCCGCCGAGTGTATGACGCTTTGCCGGTTCGAGTCGGCTATTTGGCCAGGGCCAGCTTGAGCGGCTCCCAGTAGTACTCGCGCCAGCCGTCCTTGATTTCGCCGTACGCGGCCGCGGGTACGCCGGAGTGGAGGAAGTCGAGTCGGGTCCCGCCCTTTGTCTTGGTGAACGTGAACCTGACCGACGAGTAGTAGCCTTTGGGCCAGTCATCGTCGTTGCCTCGCCATCCCTGAAGTATGAGCTTGCCCTTCACGAGTTC is a genomic window of bacterium containing:
- a CDS encoding SRPBCC domain-containing protein, with protein sequence MKTKTIRQQVTFKGATPHELYEWLMDSKKHSQFTGSKAVISRKVGGKFNAGDGWIEGMNLELVKGKLILQGWRGNDDDWPKGYYSSVRFTFTKTKGGTRLDFLHSGVPAAAYGEIKDGWREYYWEPLKLALAK